The following nucleotide sequence is from Gemmatimonadales bacterium.
AACGAACTGCGGGACGAGGACCGCGTGGCCATTGTGGTGTACGCTGGCGCCGCCGGGGTTGTGCTGCCGTCGACCCCCGGGCGGGAGAAGACCAGGATCCTCGATGCACTGGAGCAGTTGCAGGCAGGCGGCTCGACCGCCGGTGGCGCCGGGATCAAGCTCGCCTACCGCGTGGCGCGTGAGCACTTTGCCCGCGAGGGCAACAATCGGGTCATTCTGGCGAGCGACGGCGATTTCAACGTCGGCGCCTCGAGTGAAGGAGAGCTGATTCGCTTGATCGAAACCGAACGTCAGGGCGGCGTCTTTCTGACCGTGCTGGGATTCGGAACGGGCAACCTCAAGGACGCCAAGATGGAACTGCTGGCCAACAAGGGTAACGGCCACTACGCCTATATCGACGACCTGCTCGAGGCCAAGAAGGTGTTCGTGCAGGAACTCGGCGCGACGCTCCACACCGTGGCCAAGGATGTCAAGATTCAGGTCGAGTTCAATCCGGCCAGGGTCAAGTCCTACCGGCTGGTGGGCTACGAGAATCGGCTGCTCGCCGACCGCGACTTCAATGACGACACCAAGGACGCCGGCGAAATGGGGGCGGGGCACTCGGTCACGGCGCTCTATGAAATCGTGCCGGTCGACGGCCACGACCGGAGCGGTTCCGTCGATCCACTCAAGTATCAGCGGCCGCGCGCAGGCGGCGACTCCGATGACTGGTTTACCGTCAAGGTTCGCTACCAGCGGCCCGAAGGGTCGCCCAGTCGCCTGATCGAGCACGCCGTGCGGCAGGAGAACGCCCGCCCCTCGGCCGATTTCCGCTTTGCTGCCGCGGTGGCTGGATTCGGAATGCTCCTGCGGGATTCAGAGCACAAGGGCAACACCTCGTTCAGTGGCGTGGTTGCCGCCGCTCGCGGTGCCAAGGGCCACGACGCCGAGGGCTACCGGGCCGAGTTCATCCGACTGGTCGAGATGGCGGCGCGGCTCGGTGTCCCGGGCCG
It contains:
- a CDS encoding von Willebrand factor type A domain-containing protein; translated protein: MRGTTSLALLAGLFLGMSPDTGGRPDGTIEGFVRDPSAAPIPGAVVAIVGTGSRVTTDRAGRYVLTGVSSGPVELTVRAIGYVLERRRIDLGSGQRRTVDFILAPSPVQLNESVVNQAYPVAPRAEELRARSITGAKAMARDFDTEEYRHFRDNDWASPTRQPLSTFAVDVDAGSYGNVRRYLKEGRLPPKDAVRVEEMINYFRYDYAPPRSGQPIAVTTELARSPWAPNHRLALIGLQTDRLAVENLPPSNLVFLIDVSGSMSSPDKLPLVKSAFRLLVNELRDEDRVAIVVYAGAAGVVLPSTPGREKTRILDALEQLQAGGSTAGGAGIKLAYRVAREHFAREGNNRVILASDGDFNVGASSEGELIRLIETERQGGVFLTVLGFGTGNLKDAKMELLANKGNGHYAYIDDLLEAKKVFVQELGATLHTVAKDVKIQVEFNPARVKSYRLVGYENRLLADRDFNDDTKDAGEMGAGHSVTALYEIVPVDGHDRSGSVDPLKYQRPRAGGDSDDWFTVKVRYQRPEGSPSRLIEHAVRQENARPSADFRFAAAVAGFGMLLRDSEHKGNTSFSGVVAAARGAKGHDAEGYRAEFIRLVEMAARLGVPGREFSDGRLDR